One window of the Clostridium sp. MB40-C1 genome contains the following:
- a CDS encoding TerD family protein translates to MNLNIHNPNINKINEQQKRYGSLIVETSLRQDVGTIDLSQPSKVFNQRSTTVSNAQSSTSTLVNSTSSQTNSSSNLQHKPSIDKSIRSKINTSNSMQLKRGQKLSLNSLTQNLGKLIVALDWDITFNRNIEFDLDTSIFMVDINGKTSEENFIFYGNPKSRDTGIILGGDHNSLLKRGYNTTAQLNLNLIPNNIQKLAFTITIYDAEKRNQHFSYVSNGHFRIIDTQTKTEIINYKFTENLDQETALVAAEIYRHKNEWKVSPIGSGFLGGLKALCDNYGIDTV, encoded by the coding sequence ATGAATTTGAATATACATAACCCTAATATAAACAAAATTAATGAGCAACAAAAGAGATATGGGAGTTTAATCGTAGAAACTTCTTTAAGACAAGATGTAGGAACTATTGACCTTTCACAACCATCAAAAGTTTTTAATCAGCGTAGTACTACAGTCTCTAATGCTCAAAGTTCAACTTCTACATTAGTGAATTCTACTTCTTCACAAACAAATTCTAGTTCAAATTTGCAACATAAACCTTCAATAGATAAAAGTATTAGAAGCAAAATAAATACATCTAATTCTATGCAATTAAAAAGAGGTCAAAAATTAAGTTTAAATTCTTTAACACAAAACCTTGGAAAATTAATAGTAGCATTAGATTGGGATATAACTTTTAATAGAAATATAGAATTCGATTTAGATACATCTATATTCATGGTAGATATAAATGGGAAAACCTCTGAAGAAAATTTTATTTTTTATGGAAATCCTAAAAGTAGAGATACAGGAATAATTTTGGGGGGAGATCATAATTCTTTGTTAAAAAGAGGATATAATACTACTGCTCAACTTAACTTAAATCTAATCCCTAACAATATACAGAAGTTAGCTTTTACCATAACTATATATGATGCCGAAAAGAGAAATCAGCATTTTAGTTATGTATCTAATGGTCACTTTAGGATTATAGATACTCAAACCAAAACTGAAATAATTAACTATAAATTTACTGAAAATTTAGATCAAGAAACCGCCTTAGTGGCTGCAGAAATTTATAGGCATAAAAACGAGTGGAAAGTCTCCCCAATAGGTAGTGGGTTTTTAGGTGGACTTAAAGCACTATGTGATAACTATGGAATTGACACGGTATAA
- a CDS encoding AIM24 family protein, giving the protein MFNFKVHQELTCVAEGNGHFFARVGAMVASKGSFKAEKVLLDTNQNRSILNSVINLAARKLTGENIPIMKVDGNGSYYMANKAQHVSVIKLQNGQSIGVEGENLLAFTEDCKYGVRFIGTGVISQKGMFTSKLTALNNNAQVAITTDGNPLILETPCVVDPDAVICWTGPDPSFRTDVSWKTFIGQTSGETYFLEFNNPGEVVIVQPCERSGSGLNIAID; this is encoded by the coding sequence ATGTTCAATTTTAAAGTACATCAAGAATTAACTTGTGTGGCAGAAGGGAACGGTCACTTTTTTGCTAGAGTAGGTGCCATGGTAGCTAGCAAAGGTAGTTTTAAAGCAGAAAAAGTCTTATTAGATACTAATCAAAATAGAAGTATATTAAATTCAGTAATAAACTTAGCAGCAAGAAAACTTACAGGTGAAAATATTCCTATAATGAAAGTTGATGGTAATGGTTCATACTATATGGCGAATAAAGCTCAGCATGTAAGCGTAATAAAACTTCAAAATGGACAAAGTATAGGTGTTGAAGGTGAAAACTTACTTGCTTTTACTGAAGATTGTAAATACGGTGTAAGATTCATAGGAACTGGAGTTATATCTCAAAAAGGAATGTTTACATCAAAACTTACAGCTTTAAACAATAATGCTCAAGTAGCTATAACCACAGATGGAAATCCTTTAATACTTGAAACTCCTTGTGTTGTAGATCCTGATGCTGTTATATGTTGGACAGGACCTGATCCAAGTTTTAGAACAGATGTAAGTTGGAAAACATTTATTGGACAAACTTCTGGTGAAACATATTTCCTTGAATTTAACAATCCTGGAGAAGTTGTTATAGTCCAACCATGCGAAAGATCTGGCTCTGGCTTAAACATAGCCATAGACTAG
- a CDS encoding methyl-accepting chemotaxis protein: MKIKKKLPLMIAALVMFSLVITSVLSYRNSSKEMFKINQESLLSACNEEKETIYSLLTGEKKEAELLAISKDIVDISLLRKQDVGSDFFTKYKNEIDRVSNSLKKRYNTLIDHEHLFVLDRNGLSICDSNFKNINKLNIKDRPYFQRALSGETNISGTIVSKVDGRIVSVVATPIKDNNGQIIGVMANSVYSDYYSRQLKKLKIGNTGFPYLVDSEGTILAHPDKNAITKKAGSSLINSVVESIKKGEDVKADVKAVEIQGSERLQAYIEIPEVNWVLSVVRDISDINESSRNMLRMNLIMTIIAIVIAGVIGVAISRNITTPIGKLAEYMEEASNGDLSVESDINSKDELGELSSSFNVMVAKIKELVVKINSSMNIVSSTASTLVETSENTTLSIEEVAKTVQQIAQGSSEQSQDVENVSERMNTLGKEIENLNNYSQDMKANSDDILKENNNSKDIMKALFKKTEDNDREVEKVSQIMEELNKSSANIGDIVEAINSIAEQTNLLALNAAIEAARAGEAGKGFAVVAEEVRLLAEQSAESTKKIEEIITDIKNRTGDAVNIVGNVKKAVKDQTDSVNETGKTFDIISGNIENIADKIDNINNSLININKNKELVIGDLEKVSVVSEETAASSEEVSASTEEQAASMQELASYVTKLNGMVNELSEAINAFTIE; this comes from the coding sequence ATGAAAATAAAAAAGAAATTACCGTTGATGATTGCTGCTTTAGTAATGTTTTCCCTAGTAATAACTAGTGTACTATCTTATAGGAATAGTTCAAAGGAAATGTTTAAAATAAACCAGGAGAGCTTATTAAGTGCTTGCAATGAAGAAAAAGAAACCATTTATTCCTTATTGACGGGTGAGAAAAAGGAAGCTGAACTTTTGGCAATTAGCAAAGATATTGTAGATATAAGTCTTTTAAGAAAGCAAGATGTGGGAAGTGATTTCTTTACTAAGTATAAAAATGAAATAGATAGAGTAAGCAATAGCTTGAAAAAAAGATATAATACTTTAATCGATCATGAACACTTATTTGTACTTGATAGAAATGGACTTTCAATATGTGACAGTAATTTTAAAAATATTAATAAGTTAAATATAAAGGATAGACCATATTTTCAAAGGGCATTAAGTGGTGAGACTAATATTAGTGGAACTATAGTATCAAAGGTAGATGGCAGGATAGTTTCAGTAGTGGCTACCCCTATAAAGGATAACAATGGACAAATAATAGGAGTTATGGCTAACTCAGTTTACTCAGATTATTATAGCAGACAGCTAAAAAAATTAAAGATAGGGAATACAGGGTTCCCGTATTTAGTAGATTCAGAAGGAACGATACTAGCGCATCCAGATAAAAATGCTATTACAAAGAAAGCGGGGAGTTCTTTAATTAATAGTGTTGTAGAATCAATAAAAAAAGGTGAAGATGTAAAAGCAGATGTAAAGGCTGTTGAAATTCAAGGTTCTGAAAGACTCCAAGCTTATATAGAAATACCCGAAGTGAATTGGGTATTATCAGTAGTTCGTGATATTAGTGATATTAATGAATCATCACGAAATATGTTAAGAATGAATCTTATCATGACTATTATTGCTATAGTAATTGCAGGGGTTATAGGTGTAGCAATTTCTAGAAATATTACAACACCGATAGGCAAGTTAGCAGAGTATATGGAAGAAGCTTCTAATGGTGATTTGTCAGTGGAGAGTGATATAAATTCAAAGGATGAATTGGGAGAATTGTCAAGTAGTTTCAATGTAATGGTTGCTAAAATAAAAGAACTTGTAGTAAAGATAAATAGTTCTATGAACATAGTATCATCTACAGCTAGTACGCTTGTAGAAACTTCTGAAAACACTACTCTTTCTATAGAAGAAGTTGCAAAGACAGTACAACAAATAGCACAAGGATCATCTGAACAATCACAAGATGTAGAAAATGTATCAGAAAGAATGAATACTTTAGGCAAAGAAATAGAAAACCTAAATAATTATTCACAGGATATGAAAGCAAATTCAGATGATATTTTGAAAGAGAATAATAATTCTAAAGATATTATGAAAGCTTTATTTAAAAAGACCGAAGATAATGATAGGGAAGTTGAGAAGGTTTCACAAATTATGGAGGAACTAAATAAAAGCTCAGCTAATATAGGAGATATTGTTGAAGCTATAAATAGTATAGCTGAACAAACAAACCTTTTAGCTTTAAATGCAGCCATAGAAGCGGCTAGAGCGGGAGAAGCAGGAAAAGGATTTGCCGTTGTAGCAGAAGAAGTAAGATTACTTGCAGAACAATCAGCAGAATCCACTAAGAAAATAGAAGAAATAATTACAGACATAAAGAATAGAACTGGTGACGCAGTAAATATAGTTGGAAATGTAAAAAAGGCTGTTAAAGACCAAACTGATTCAGTTAATGAAACAGGAAAAACTTTTGATATTATATCCGGAAATATAGAAAACATTGCTGATAAAATTGATAATATAAACAATTCTTTAATAAATATTAATAAAAATAAAGAGCTAGTAATAGGCGATTTAGAAAAAGTTTCAGTAGTTTCAGAAGAAACAGCTGCATCATCAGAGGAAGTATCAGCTTCTACAGAAGAACAAGCAGCATCAATGCAAGAACTTGCATCTTATGTTACAAAACTTAATGGAATGGTAAATGAACTTTCAGAAGCAATAAATGCGTTTACTATAGAATAA
- a CDS encoding MATE family efflux transporter — translation MFNKNTIKDVLKLALPAVGEMALYMMVWVFDTMMVGQYGGKIAVSAVGLSSEIVYTFINIFISIGICIAITSLVARKYGAKDYHSAEEFASIGFLVGLLISLVISIVMFTFSENILKIAQAKGEVLNFGVIYMKVVAIGLFFNMLLALFNGVFRGYGNTKIPLLISALINVVNLNLDYVLIFGKFGFPEMGIRGAALATSIAEFSGFIFALVYMVKKSKIKVKVKYVKSLNKNKLLSLLKLAIPSSMQEGSVSICRLLSTFMVMHIGATSFAANQITTTIESLSFMPGWGFGIAATTLVGHKIGEKNYKKAKEYAFTCALLGTIFMSLCAILFLVCPKLLISLFIDNAEKEVIHLGALCLMIASIEQIPMAISLVLGGSLKGSGNTKTPFKISFISSWLIRLPLMFYFIYVLKVSVFYVWWITALQWLFEGVAMFFMFNKYFKSLK, via the coding sequence ATGTTCAATAAAAATACAATCAAAGATGTCCTAAAATTGGCTTTACCAGCTGTAGGAGAAATGGCTTTATACATGATGGTATGGGTTTTTGATACCATGATGGTAGGACAATATGGAGGTAAAATCGCTGTAAGTGCTGTAGGATTAAGTTCTGAAATAGTATATACCTTTATTAATATATTTATATCTATAGGGATATGTATAGCAATAACCTCTTTAGTAGCCAGAAAATATGGCGCAAAAGATTACCATTCAGCTGAGGAGTTTGCTTCCATAGGTTTCCTTGTAGGATTATTAATCTCTTTAGTTATATCTATAGTTATGTTTACTTTTAGTGAAAACATTTTAAAAATTGCCCAAGCTAAAGGAGAGGTTTTAAATTTTGGAGTAATATACATGAAAGTAGTTGCTATTGGTTTATTTTTCAATATGCTTTTAGCTCTATTTAATGGAGTTTTTAGAGGTTACGGAAATACTAAAATACCTCTTCTTATATCCGCATTAATCAATGTAGTTAATCTAAATTTAGACTATGTTTTAATCTTTGGAAAATTTGGCTTTCCTGAAATGGGTATAAGAGGTGCAGCTTTAGCTACTTCTATAGCAGAGTTTTCTGGATTTATTTTTGCCTTAGTTTATATGGTAAAAAAATCTAAAATCAAAGTTAAAGTTAAATATGTAAAATCTCTAAATAAAAACAAATTATTATCTCTATTAAAACTTGCCATACCTTCATCTATGCAGGAAGGTTCAGTGTCTATATGTAGGCTTTTGAGTACCTTTATGGTAATGCATATAGGTGCTACTTCCTTTGCTGCTAATCAAATAACCACCACAATAGAGTCTTTATCTTTTATGCCTGGTTGGGGGTTTGGCATTGCTGCTACTACACTAGTTGGACATAAAATTGGTGAAAAAAACTATAAAAAAGCAAAAGAATATGCTTTTACTTGTGCATTACTGGGAACAATTTTTATGAGCTTATGTGCTATACTCTTTTTAGTATGCCCAAAACTTTTAATTTCCTTATTTATTGATAATGCTGAGAAAGAAGTTATTCATCTAGGGGCTCTGTGCCTTATGATTGCATCTATTGAACAAATTCCTATGGCTATTTCTCTTGTACTAGGTGGATCATTAAAAGGTTCTGGAAATACCAAAACCCCATTTAAAATATCATTTATATCTAGTTGGCTAATACGATTACCTTTAATGTTTTATTTTATATATGTATTAAAAGTGTCAGTTTTTTATGTTTGGTGGATAACTGCTCTTCAATGGTTATTTGAAGGAGTTGCCATGTTCTTTATGTTTAATAAATATTTCAAAAGCTTGAAGTAA